From the Hyalangium ruber genome, the window AGGTACGCGCTCCCGCGAGCGGCGTCGTCACCCGCGTCCTCCAGGGTCCCGTCAACGGGCACTGGATCGAGTTGGACCACGGCTCCGGCGTGCGCACGCACTACTGCCACCTGTCGCTCGTGGAGGTGAAGCGTGGGCAGCAGGTGCAGGCTGGGGAGCTCGTAGCGCGCTCGGGCGACACGGGCCGCGTCACCGGGCCGCACCTCCACTATCAGGTGAAGCTGCCCGGCGGGTACGTGGACCCCTTGGGGAGCCGCGCGTCCGTGGAGCTCGTCGCCGCGCCCCTGGTGCTCGCTCCCGCGCCGCTGGCCACCCTGCCCAGCGCCCAGTAGATCAGACTTCCTCGAACCTCGTGCCCGTGGCGCCCATGCGCTCCAAGGCGTCCTTGATCCTGCCGGAGACGATCAGCGGACCCATCCACCCCTCGCAACGGAACACCTGGGCGCTCCCAACCTTCGCCTTGTCGATGCGCATGTCACGCACGGAGAAGTACTGACCCACCTTGTGCGGCACACCGTCTTCATGCGTCCAGAGTTCGATCCGGGATGCCTGTTCATCGATACAACGGATGAGGCGGGTCGCCACGAGAATGAGGTGCTGTTCTGGTTGGCCCTCCACGTCCACTGGAATCAGTTGCACATCATCCCGTGCCA encodes:
- a CDS encoding imm11 family protein; this translates as MAERFFQLSDDVELPHRWHLALPRDSHGQKVDDWQFRLGVPVHIKDRLRIPIESAGKPLDFTEAGIRLPVVHVRVASMFSELARDDVQLIPVDVEGQPEQHLILVATRLIRCIDEQASRIELWTHEDGVPHKVGQYFSVRDMRIDKAKVGSAQVFRCEGWMGPLIVSGRIKDALERMGATGTRFEEV